One genomic segment of Pseudomonadota bacterium includes these proteins:
- a CDS encoding acetoacetate--CoA ligase: MKQIDEGQLLWKPGARRLARSHLTRYLNWLDQRGRKFDDYQALWQWSVDDLEGFWGSIVEFCGVKFSRPASRVLGKREMPGAEWFPGATLNYAEHALRHERPGVDALIHLSERAALQTMQWPELARQVRVLATRLRALGVAPGDRVVAYLPNTPEAVIAMLATASIGAVWSSCGPDFGARGVLDRYAQLAPKLIFCVDGYSYGGKLFDKRAEIRDIIAGLPSLSQVIHLPYLDRTDLTPLTERSLFWADVLSGADPGREAFQFEQVPFAHPLWILFSSGTTGLPKAIVHCHGGITLEQFKLFHFHMDLHARQRMFFFTSTGWMMWNFLASSLLMDAVPVLYDGNPAWPTPDLLWKMADDTGAHLFGASPTYQAILEKAGIVPKDRFELAELETIVLAGSPVTAECHAWFYDNVKADLWAHSGSGGTDICSGLVGGVVNLPIYAGEIQARQLGVAAYAFDEQGRRLVDQVGELVLTEPMPSMPVRFWGDEDGSRYRDSYFDHYPGIWRHGDFFRINARGGCFVLGRSDATLNRHGVRIGTAEIYRSLAGVPEIEDALIVNLDLPGGKFFMPLFVKLKEGRRLDAALTERIRAHIRQEYSPRHVPDRILEVGAIPYTLTGKKMEVPVRRILMGMPVAQAANRAAMANVESLDFFTDYAAKQTDFSITSGKSTS, translated from the coding sequence ATGAAACAAATCGACGAGGGTCAATTGTTGTGGAAGCCCGGCGCGCGACGCCTCGCGCGTTCCCACCTGACCCGGTACCTGAACTGGCTCGATCAGCGTGGCCGGAAGTTCGATGACTACCAGGCATTGTGGCAATGGTCGGTCGACGATCTCGAAGGGTTCTGGGGCTCGATCGTCGAATTTTGCGGCGTGAAATTTTCGCGCCCCGCGAGCCGCGTGCTCGGCAAACGCGAGATGCCCGGGGCAGAGTGGTTCCCGGGCGCGACGCTCAACTATGCGGAACACGCGCTGCGCCATGAGCGGCCGGGCGTCGACGCGCTCATTCATCTGTCAGAGCGCGCCGCGCTCCAGACGATGCAGTGGCCGGAGCTCGCGCGGCAGGTGCGAGTTCTCGCCACGCGCCTGCGTGCACTGGGTGTCGCGCCCGGCGACCGTGTGGTGGCCTATCTGCCGAACACGCCGGAGGCGGTTATCGCGATGCTGGCCACGGCCAGCATCGGCGCGGTGTGGTCGAGCTGCGGGCCGGATTTCGGCGCGCGTGGCGTGCTCGATCGGTATGCACAGCTCGCGCCGAAGCTCATTTTCTGCGTCGACGGTTACAGCTACGGCGGCAAGCTGTTCGACAAACGCGCCGAGATCCGCGACATCATCGCGGGGCTGCCGTCGCTCTCGCAGGTCATCCACCTGCCGTACCTCGACCGTACCGATCTGACTCCGCTCACCGAACGCTCGCTGTTCTGGGCGGACGTGCTCAGCGGCGCCGACCCGGGGCGCGAAGCGTTCCAGTTCGAACAGGTGCCGTTCGCGCATCCGCTGTGGATTCTGTTCTCGTCCGGCACCACCGGTCTGCCCAAGGCGATTGTCCACTGCCACGGGGGCATCACGCTCGAGCAGTTCAAGCTGTTCCACTTCCACATGGATCTGCACGCGCGGCAGCGCATGTTCTTCTTCACCAGCACCGGCTGGATGATGTGGAATTTTCTTGCGAGCTCCCTGCTGATGGATGCCGTGCCCGTGCTCTACGACGGCAACCCGGCCTGGCCCACCCCCGACCTGCTGTGGAAAATGGCCGACGACACCGGCGCGCATCTGTTCGGCGCCAGCCCTACCTACCAGGCCATCCTCGAGAAGGCCGGTATCGTGCCGAAGGACCGCTTCGAGCTGGCCGAGCTCGAGACCATCGTGCTGGCCGGCTCTCCGGTGACGGCCGAGTGCCATGCGTGGTTCTACGACAACGTGAAGGCGGACCTCTGGGCGCACTCGGGCAGCGGCGGCACCGACATCTGCTCCGGACTCGTTGGCGGCGTGGTGAACCTGCCTATCTACGCGGGCGAGATCCAGGCGCGGCAGCTGGGCGTTGCCGCGTATGCTTTCGACGAGCAGGGCAGGCGGCTGGTCGACCAGGTCGGCGAACTCGTGTTGACCGAACCCATGCCGTCGATGCCGGTGCGCTTCTGGGGCGACGAGGACGGCAGCCGTTATCGCGATTCGTATTTCGACCATTACCCGGGCATCTGGCGGCACGGCGATTTCTTCCGCATCAATGCGCGTGGCGGTTGTTTCGTGCTCGGACGTTCGGATGCGACGCTGAACCGTCACGGCGTGCGCATCGGCACGGCCGAGATCTACCGGTCGCTGGCGGGTGTTCCCGAGATCGAAGACGCGTTGATCGTCAATCTCGATCTGCCGGGTGGAAAGTTCTTCATGCCGCTGTTCGTCAAACTCAAGGAAGGGCGGCGGCTCGATGCCGCGCTCACTGAGCGCATCCGGGCGCATATCCGCCAGGAATATTCGCCGCGCCACGTGCCGGACCGGATCCTCGAAGTGGGCGCGATTCCGTACACGCTGACCGGCAAAAAGATGGAGGTCCCGGTGCGTCGCATCCTCATGGGCATGCCGGTTGCGCAGGCGGCCAACCGCGCCGCCATGGCGAATGTCGAATCGCTCGACTTCTTCACCGACTACGCCGCCAAACAGACGGACTTCTCCATAACCTCAGGAAAATCCACGAGCTAA
- a CDS encoding MFS transporter: protein MAKPVYYGWILLGVLWLVFAFNLGFPAYGGPVINSAMARELGFSRETLGLMTSFYIIMSGLPGPLVAMSVNRFGVRRTLLAGSAMNVAGAAFMATVANSGLAAYFGFGLLIGGGVCTGAAIASQTGLSRWFVRRRAMAMSILYSAGAIGGYIATKHVLPGVIAATGNWRNAWWVIVGLSALAGVLALLFVKERPEDMGLVADGENLAAPDAPPKPRPAFVTTTPWEFRDAVRAPSYWLILGSLLGGSGGFTLFLAHGIVHLQDLGHAATVGAGAIATMTVTGLLAKVIIVLFGDRIDPRYLWAVFMLFFGAGLVIIVNARTQLQVDLFATCLGIGFGGGIVCLMTVLGNYYGLKAFALLSGIAIAINTTLSALAPFIAGFLFDHGYGYAGTCYFLAAWCFAGAVVLFVLRRPVLKAVA, encoded by the coding sequence GTGGCGAAGCCCGTTTATTACGGCTGGATATTGTTAGGCGTCCTGTGGCTGGTGTTCGCCTTCAACCTGGGGTTCCCCGCGTATGGCGGGCCGGTCATCAATTCGGCGATGGCGCGCGAGCTCGGCTTCAGCCGCGAGACGCTCGGACTGATGACGTCGTTCTACATCATCATGTCGGGATTGCCGGGGCCGCTGGTCGCGATGTCGGTGAACCGCTTCGGCGTGCGGCGTACCTTGCTCGCGGGCAGCGCCATGAATGTCGCCGGCGCCGCGTTCATGGCCACGGTGGCGAACTCGGGGCTCGCCGCGTATTTCGGTTTCGGCCTGCTGATCGGCGGCGGTGTCTGCACCGGTGCCGCCATCGCGAGCCAGACCGGCCTGTCGCGCTGGTTCGTGCGGCGGCGCGCGATGGCGATGTCCATCCTGTATTCGGCTGGCGCCATCGGCGGCTACATCGCCACCAAACACGTATTGCCGGGCGTCATCGCAGCCACTGGCAATTGGCGCAATGCCTGGTGGGTCATCGTCGGACTGTCCGCGCTCGCGGGCGTGCTTGCGCTGCTGTTCGTGAAGGAACGTCCCGAAGACATGGGGCTGGTCGCCGACGGCGAGAATCTGGCCGCGCCCGATGCGCCACCCAAACCCCGGCCGGCATTCGTCACGACGACGCCCTGGGAGTTCCGCGACGCGGTGCGCGCGCCCAGCTACTGGCTGATCCTCGGCTCCTTGTTAGGTGGCAGCGGCGGGTTCACGCTGTTCCTCGCGCACGGCATCGTGCATCTGCAGGATCTCGGCCACGCGGCGACGGTGGGCGCGGGCGCGATCGCCACCATGACGGTGACCGGCCTGCTCGCCAAGGTGATCATCGTTTTATTCGGCGACCGGATCGATCCGCGTTACCTGTGGGCGGTGTTCATGTTGTTCTTCGGTGCGGGGCTCGTGATCATCGTCAACGCGCGCACGCAACTGCAGGTCGACCTGTTCGCGACCTGTCTCGGAATCGGCTTCGGTGGAGGGATCGTCTGCTTGATGACAGTGCTCGGCAACTACTACGGACTCAAGGCGTTCGCCTTGTTGTCGGGAATCGCGATCGCCATCAACACCACGTTGTCGGCGCTGGCCCCGTTCATCGCGGGGTTCCTGTTCGATCACGGATACGGCTATGCCGGCACGTGTTACTTCCTCGCCGCCTGGTGTTTCGCCGGCGCGGTGGTGCTGTTCGTCCTGCGCCGGCCGGTGCTGAAGGCGGTGGCATGA
- a CDS encoding outer membrane beta-barrel protein has product MRKAMVLGVLTLAGTLASPAFADEFSGFRLGMTFNSDKLQGDFNFAPLAETTRVNTTRFGYGLFGGWGLNRYIAFEGGFQSGNDFNQAVFPEYAALFDFPTPEDCTCTDRAPAFNVHNDIKSLQASVVGSLWIGKKFSVFGRAGGMYWKAETVIGVGDPDGPPKVTEAANDTGFAPLLGVGIQTTLDGALLRLEYQYSDLGDLTDSFNFSQTDNEYSALSLSIVWML; this is encoded by the coding sequence ATGCGTAAGGCAATGGTTCTCGGAGTTTTGACGCTTGCGGGAACGCTTGCATCGCCCGCGTTCGCGGACGAATTTTCCGGCTTCCGGCTGGGCATGACGTTCAATTCCGACAAGCTCCAGGGCGACTTCAACTTCGCGCCACTGGCTGAAACCACGCGGGTCAATACCACCCGATTCGGTTACGGCTTGTTTGGTGGTTGGGGTCTCAATCGTTATATCGCCTTCGAAGGCGGCTTCCAGAGCGGCAACGATTTCAACCAGGCGGTGTTCCCGGAATATGCCGCGCTGTTCGATTTCCCGACGCCGGAAGATTGCACGTGCACGGATCGTGCGCCGGCCTTCAACGTGCACAACGACATCAAGTCGCTGCAGGCGTCAGTGGTCGGATCCTTGTGGATCGGGAAAAAGTTTTCGGTGTTCGGCCGCGCGGGCGGCATGTACTGGAAGGCCGAAACCGTCATCGGCGTCGGCGATCCGGATGGTCCGCCGAAGGTCACCGAGGCGGCAAACGACACGGGCTTTGCGCCGCTGCTCGGCGTCGGTATACAGACCACGCTCGATGGCGCGTTGCTGCGTCTCGAGTATCAGTACTCCGATCTCGGCGACCTCACCGACAGCTTCAACTTTTCGCAGACCGACAACGAGTATTCGGCGCTCTCGCTGAGCATCGTCTGGATGCTCTGA
- a CDS encoding GMC family oxidoreductase N-terminal domain-containing protein, protein MKRFDYIVVGGGSAGCVLAARLSEDPSIQVVLLEAGDDERKYFRIPMPLAWRDAFKDPDLSWGFTTEAEPFADGRCIPAPRGKVLGGSNSVNGMMYMRGHRRDYDDWEARGLPGWGYEGVLPYYRRAETNWRGASRFHGAHGPLTTSHHMPDDFIYPRIIDTAETLGFRHLDDFHGEEGEGFSTPDFNIHAGTRGSTVARYLRPAMSRPNLDVRVNTRVHRLVLVNGRCVGVDAESSGSVDRLTADREVILAAGAFNSPQLLQLSGIGAPADLEPHGIKVLHALPGVGANLQDHQSTAVVFGASGDFCFDPKLRLDRLALSVLEWKLFRTGTIGKAPVSAQGLVRTRPGLDRPDLQMLISPVSIFARPWFPGWRKGEGHRLSMACVLLHPDSRGKVSLRSADPTAPPRILLNLLQAESDRQALRGIVRFVRRFFATAPASELVAAEQFPGPGIESDAQIDAHLRKTLGTAMHPTSSCAMGVDSMAVVDGQLRVHGLSGLRIADASIMPAIVGGNTNAPVIMIAEKAVDLILGRRV, encoded by the coding sequence ATGAAACGCTTCGACTATATCGTCGTTGGTGGCGGGTCTGCCGGCTGCGTGCTCGCGGCACGGCTCAGCGAGGATCCGTCGATCCAGGTCGTGTTGCTCGAAGCCGGCGACGATGAGCGCAAATACTTTCGCATCCCGATGCCGCTGGCCTGGCGCGACGCGTTCAAGGATCCGGACCTGTCGTGGGGTTTCACCACCGAGGCCGAACCGTTCGCCGACGGCCGCTGCATTCCCGCGCCGCGCGGCAAGGTGCTGGGCGGCTCGAACTCCGTCAACGGCATGATGTACATGCGCGGTCACCGGCGCGATTACGATGACTGGGAAGCGCGCGGGCTGCCGGGGTGGGGGTACGAAGGCGTGTTGCCTTACTACCGGCGGGCCGAGACGAACTGGCGCGGCGCGTCGCGTTTTCACGGCGCACACGGGCCGCTGACGACTTCGCACCACATGCCGGATGACTTCATCTATCCGCGCATCATCGATACCGCCGAAACGCTGGGCTTCCGGCATCTCGACGATTTTCACGGCGAGGAGGGCGAAGGATTCTCGACGCCCGATTTCAACATCCATGCCGGCACGCGGGGCAGCACCGTTGCGCGGTATCTGCGGCCGGCGATGTCGCGGCCCAATCTGGACGTGCGCGTGAATACGCGGGTCCACCGGCTGGTGCTCGTCAACGGCCGCTGTGTGGGTGTCGATGCCGAGTCGTCGGGATCGGTCGACAGGCTGACCGCCGACCGCGAAGTGATCCTGGCGGCCGGCGCTTTCAATTCGCCGCAGCTGCTGCAGTTGTCGGGCATCGGAGCGCCTGCCGATCTCGAACCACACGGCATCAAGGTGCTCCATGCGCTGCCGGGAGTGGGCGCGAACCTGCAGGATCATCAATCCACCGCGGTCGTGTTCGGCGCGAGCGGCGATTTCTGCTTCGATCCGAAACTGCGGCTCGACCGGCTGGCGCTGTCGGTTCTCGAATGGAAGTTGTTTCGCACCGGGACGATCGGCAAGGCGCCGGTGTCGGCGCAGGGCCTGGTACGCACGCGGCCCGGGCTCGACCGTCCCGACCTGCAGATGCTGATTTCGCCGGTGTCCATCTTCGCGCGGCCGTGGTTTCCGGGCTGGCGCAAGGGTGAGGGCCATCGCCTCTCGATGGCCTGCGTGCTGCTGCATCCGGACAGCCGCGGCAAGGTCAGCCTGCGTTCGGCGGATCCCACGGCGCCGCCGCGCATCCTGCTGAATCTGCTGCAGGCCGAGAGCGACCGCCAGGCGCTGCGCGGGATCGTACGATTCGTGCGCCGTTTCTTTGCCACCGCGCCGGCTTCGGAGCTGGTCGCTGCCGAGCAATTTCCGGGACCCGGGATCGAATCGGATGCGCAGATCGATGCGCACCTGCGCAAGACGCTGGGGACCGCCATGCATCCGACCAGCTCCTGCGCCATGGGTGTGGACTCCATGGCCGTCGTCGACGGTCAGCTGCGAGTGCACGGATTGTCGGGACTGCGCATCGCCGATGCGTCCATCATGCCGGCCATCGTCGGCGGCAATACGAATGCGCCGGTGATCATGATCGCGGAAAAAGCGGTCGACCTGATTCTGGGTCGCCGGGTTTAG